The following nucleotide sequence is from Microthrixaceae bacterium.
GGACAGCCTCACCGCAGGGGCATCGGGTGGGGTGTTCGGGCTGATGGGGTTCATCCTCGTGGCCCAGCGGATTCAAGGGTTGCCGTTCCGGGACTCGCCTCTCATCGGTGTGCTCGCGCTGAACCTGCTGATCACCTTCGGCATGTCGGGAATCTCGGTGGGTGGTCACATCGGTGGACTGGCCGGCGGGGCGGTGGCCGGGCTGGCCCTGTTCACGCCGGCGCTGCGCCGCCAGGGACCGGCGCTGGGTTACGCCCTCTGTGCCGGCATCGCCATCGGTTGCCTTGCCGGTGGGGTGGCGGTGGCCAGCGCTGTCTGACCCAACTCGCAGCGACGACGAACGTACTGTTCGCCTGGACCGTTGGGAGCTACTTGAAACGGGCGTGGTACTCGGGCTTGTCCATGAAGTACCGGGCTACACCGGAGATGTCGGTGGTCCCGTTGCGCAGCCTGGGTTCGAGGTAGTCGTAGGTCCCCTGGGGGATGGTGCGCTTGACGGTGCCGTCATAGAGGGCCACCACCGTCACCCCGGCTGTGGTGGCGGTCTTGTACTCGGGTGATTCGGAGAATCCGGTCATCACCTGACCTCGGCTCATCCCCGCCTTCAGCTTCGCCTCCCAGTAGGCCCGACCGTTGGCGTCGGGAGAGCGGCCCAAGACGTTGCGGTAGACGAGGTCGACGAACTGGACCGAGTTCAGCGCCCCATACCGCTGTCTGAACTCGTTTGAGGCCGCGAAGTTGTCTGAGATCTTGTTCAACGACCAGCCAGACCGTCGCTTCTGAACCCAGAACTCCAGGCCAGCCTGGTCGGGGTTGCGGAGGAAGTAGGCCCGGTAAAGGCGAATTGGCTGACGGACGTTGGTGTCCATCTCGGTGCCCGACACCAGGTTGGCCAGAAACACCTCTGCCTTCTGTCCACCGGCGATGGCGGCGCTGGCGAGGTTTAGCTCGTTGGTGTTGGGCTTCCGACGTAGGAGGTCCTGGTAGGACTGGGTGACCAGTTGTGCGGGAGTGGCGAACGGTCCCAGTGGTTTGCTGGGTTCGTTGGGTTGGGTGGTGGTGCTGGATCGTGACGTTGTCGTCGTTGCGGTGGGGATGGTCGGGGTGGTACCGGCCGCGACCGATGTGGCCTTGGTTCGGATCGTTTCGAGTTGACTCCAAAGAAGGTCACCAGGGCAGCTGGTGGATCCGACATCGCGATGACCCACAATCCGCTTGATGGTGGACCCGTCTGGAGCGGTGACGGTGCCCGATGCCGGCATGGCGTTCTGGCCCAGCTTCCAACCAATCACCTGACCGGCGGCATCGAGCTGGGCCGATGTGGGAGCGACCGCGGCCGGGGTGTCGCCCGGATTGTGTTGTCCAAGGAAGGAGACGCCGACGCTGTTGGTGTTGAAGCCGGTGGCGTGACCGCCCACGATGGCGCCCTCGATGCTGCCGGTCCGACCCTCCCAGATGCGTCCGAACCGGTCGATCACGAAGTTGTAGGCGATGTCGCACCAGCCTCGCGACTGGGTGTGGAACCGGTAGATGGAGGCCAACATCCCCGGCACGTCGGCCTGGCTGTAGGTGTTGGCGTTGACGGTGTGGTGCACTACGCCGTACTTGACGCCGCCGGCCGCGGTTTTTGGTCCCGAACCGCAATCGTCGTTCTCGTAGGCCCAACCCTCGGTTTCCCATTCGGAGCGAGGTCTGATCGCTGGCTTGGTGTCGGC
It contains:
- a CDS encoding DUF4214 domain-containing protein; the encoded protein is MRSRPAPTNSLARRRRRMIGAVPAAFAVWVVIGGIPLSAPAPEAGTLDSQTIRITGTNADATPAASGGVEVGPTRSRSSIPTTVTAGWTASVDVTNGSQAIGVTWTGSPTGEVEIRGLGASGWTAWNEIHANPTEGPDGTGRRISEDQDGEGSGDDTSGDLVWFGGGVDRVELRVASGPLSDVTIEAMQYRPPQDPTTWQTAFQMPVAGAADTKPAIRPRSEWETEGWAYENDDCGSGPKTAAGGVKYGVVHHTVNANTYSQADVPGMLASIYRFHTQSRGWCDIAYNFVIDRFGRIWEGRTGSIEGAIVGGHATGFNTNSVGVSFLGQHNPGDTPAAVAPTSAQLDAAGQVIGWKLGQNAMPASGTVTAPDGSTIKRIVGHRDVGSTSCPGDLLWSQLETIRTKATSVAAGTTPTIPTATTTTSRSSTTTQPNEPSKPLGPFATPAQLVTQSYQDLLRRKPNTNELNLASAAIAGGQKAEVFLANLVSGTEMDTNVRQPIRLYRAYFLRNPDQAGLEFWVQKRRSGWSLNKISDNFAASNEFRQRYGALNSVQFVDLVYRNVLGRSPDANGRAYWEAKLKAGMSRGQVMTGFSESPEYKTATTAGVTVVALYDGTVKRTIPQGTYDYLEPRLRNGTTDISGVARYFMDKPEYHARFK